One segment of Drosophila ananassae strain 14024-0371.13 chromosome 3R, ASM1763931v2, whole genome shotgun sequence DNA contains the following:
- the LOC6506907 gene encoding GTPase-activating protein skywalker isoform X9, with protein MVGKVLGIKDLEQFSSRRSSVYVDPECDKFFELPLFIAASSNDITTKCQCWQFSPGKEPALRSHTEIQQLLQQGKKRDVKNILRENSWPINSPIRSQLWPTLCGQHQTKQQMLDGFYWEMVHQVFGTTELSEKPIMLPAFVDATHCLPYHLTSTGRAVADRIVNVLGYDCPDITYSPVLYPITSILLHFMSEEEAYICLAGLVGSKEKVFINQTKLQHEVTWKTVMQIAKKHTKSAISYFQRICPGLKLERVFMDWCWWILAGLPFQHLVRIMDCYFHEGIKVLYRVALVILNLFHKECQSNNEWSPDNIKNDIGNALIKFCKKIPVSPAKLLHAAFSIRGLSTQYISRIFIKTEMLLKSRSVLNSGSKQLIKSRSSDNLPTSQSQVNIQMMSHTLTIREKLHSESCRNLLFTLWSWLPVRITMYQPVLLYTTEEHGCSLTTFYVRVEQHEPTLLMIKTCNNEVFGAYCSSRWFERNVKDDKGQRQAYFGTGETFLFSLYPERAKYPWVGIEGDKDLGHSSELFMAADSKMITIGGGEGQAIWMDENIRFGKTDSCKTFNNPPLCPSGDFEIRVLEVYGFVGI; from the exons gCAAAGAGCCGGCACTGCGCTCTCACACCGAAATCCAACAACTCCTGCAGCAGGGCAAGAAACGTGACGTGAAGAACATACTCAGGGAGAACTCGTGGCCCATCAACTCCCCCATCCGATCCCAGCTATGGCCGACACTCTGCGGCCAACACCAGACAAAGCAGCAAATGCTAGATGGCTTCTACTGGGAGATGGTTCACCAG GTCTTTGGCACCACGGAGCTCTCGGAGAAGCCGATCATGCTGCCCGCCTTTGTGGATGCCACCCACTGTTTGCCGTATCACTTGACCAGCACGGGCAGGGCCGTCGCCGATCGCATTGTGAATGTGCTGGGCTACGACTGTCCCGATATTACCTATAGTCCAGTATTGTATCCCATTACATCGATACTTTTGCATTTCATGTCGG AGGAGGAGGCGTACATTTGTTTGGCCGGACTGGTGGGCAGCAAGGAGAAGGTATTCATCAATCAAACCAAACTACAGCACGAGGTCACCTGGAAGACGGTGATGCAGATAGCCAAAAAGCACACG AAAAGTGCGATTTCATATTTCCAACGTATTTGCCCGGGCCTGAAGCTGGAACGCGTGTTTATGGACTGGTGCTGGTGGATTCTAGCGGGCCTACCCTTCCAGCATCTGGTGCGGATAATGGACTGCTATTTCCATGAGGGCATCAAGGTCCTGTACCGTGTGGCTCTCGTCATACTCAATCTGTTTCACAAGGAGTGCCAGTCGAACAACGAATGGAGTCCGGATAATATTAAAAACGACATTGGCAATGCGCTGATCAAGTTCTGCAAGAAGATACCAGTGTCGCCGGCGAAGCTGCTCCATGCCGCTTTTAGTATTAGGGGACTCAG TACCCAGTATATTTCTAGAATATTTATCAAGACTGAAATGCTATTAAAAAGCCGTTCCGTGCTCAACAGCGGTTCGAAGCAATTAATCAAATCGCGTTCAAGTGATAATCTGCCCACTAGTCAGTCGCAGGTCAACATCCAAATGATGTCGCACACCTTGACCATCCGCGAG AAGCTGCACTCCGAGAGCTGTCGCAATTTG CTATTTACGCTGTGGTCCTGGCTGCCCGTGAGGATAACAATGTACCAACCGGTGCTGCTCTACACCACCGAGGAGCACGGCTGCTCACTGACCACCTTCTATGTCCGGGTGGAGCAGCACGAGCCCACGCTGCTCATGATTAAGACGTGCAATAATGAG gtATTTGGTGCCTATTGCTCCTCCCGCTGGTTCGAACGAAATGTTAAAGATGACAAGGGCCAGCGACAGGCCTACTTTGGCACCGGCGAAACCTTCTTGTTCTCACTGTATCCCGAGCGAGCCAAGTACCCGTGGGTGGGAATCGAGGGCGACAAGGATCTGGGACACAGTTCCGAGCTGTTCATGGCGGCCGATTCCAAGATGATAACCATCGGTGGAGG AGAGGGTCAAGCCATTTGGATGGACGAGAACATACGATTCGGCAAGACGGACAGCTGCAAGACTTTCAACAATCCGCCGCTTTGTCCGTCGGGCGACTTTGAGATCCGGGTGCTGGAGGTCTACGGCTTTGTTGGCATCTAA
- the LOC6506907 gene encoding GTPase-activating protein skywalker isoform X7 yields MVGKVLGIKDLEQFSSRRSSVYVDPECDKFFELPLFIAASSNDITTKCQCWQFSPGKEPALRSHTEIQQLLQQGKKRDVKNILRENSWPINSPIRSQLWPTLCGQHQTKQQMLDGFYWEMVHQVFGTTELSEKPIMLPAFVDATHCLPYHLTSTGRAVADRIVNVLGYDCPDITYSPVLYPITSILLHFMSEEEAYICLAGLVGSKEKVFINQTKLQHEVTWKTVMQIAKKHTKSAISYFQRICPGLKLERVFMDWCWWILAGLPFQHLVRIMDCYFHEGIKVLYRVALVILNLFHKECQSNNEWSPDNIKNDIGNALIKFCKKIPVSPAKLLHAAFSIRGLSTQYISRIFIKTEMLLKSRSVLNSGSKQLIKSRSSDNLPTSQSQVNIQMMSHTLTIREHFGLPGTKNFIKTWTDRQFLFTLWSWLPVRITMYQPVLLYTTEEHGCSLTTFYVRVEQHEPTLLMIKTCNNEVFGAYCSSRWFERNVKDDKGQRQAYFGTGETFLFSLYPERAKYPWVGIEGDKDLGHSSELFMAADSKMITIGGGEGQAIWMDENIRFGKTDSCKTFNNPPLCPSGDFEIRVLEVYGFVGI; encoded by the exons gCAAAGAGCCGGCACTGCGCTCTCACACCGAAATCCAACAACTCCTGCAGCAGGGCAAGAAACGTGACGTGAAGAACATACTCAGGGAGAACTCGTGGCCCATCAACTCCCCCATCCGATCCCAGCTATGGCCGACACTCTGCGGCCAACACCAGACAAAGCAGCAAATGCTAGATGGCTTCTACTGGGAGATGGTTCACCAG GTCTTTGGCACCACGGAGCTCTCGGAGAAGCCGATCATGCTGCCCGCCTTTGTGGATGCCACCCACTGTTTGCCGTATCACTTGACCAGCACGGGCAGGGCCGTCGCCGATCGCATTGTGAATGTGCTGGGCTACGACTGTCCCGATATTACCTATAGTCCAGTATTGTATCCCATTACATCGATACTTTTGCATTTCATGTCGG AGGAGGAGGCGTACATTTGTTTGGCCGGACTGGTGGGCAGCAAGGAGAAGGTATTCATCAATCAAACCAAACTACAGCACGAGGTCACCTGGAAGACGGTGATGCAGATAGCCAAAAAGCACACG AAAAGTGCGATTTCATATTTCCAACGTATTTGCCCGGGCCTGAAGCTGGAACGCGTGTTTATGGACTGGTGCTGGTGGATTCTAGCGGGCCTACCCTTCCAGCATCTGGTGCGGATAATGGACTGCTATTTCCATGAGGGCATCAAGGTCCTGTACCGTGTGGCTCTCGTCATACTCAATCTGTTTCACAAGGAGTGCCAGTCGAACAACGAATGGAGTCCGGATAATATTAAAAACGACATTGGCAATGCGCTGATCAAGTTCTGCAAGAAGATACCAGTGTCGCCGGCGAAGCTGCTCCATGCCGCTTTTAGTATTAGGGGACTCAG TACCCAGTATATTTCTAGAATATTTATCAAGACTGAAATGCTATTAAAAAGCCGTTCCGTGCTCAACAGCGGTTCGAAGCAATTAATCAAATCGCGTTCAAGTGATAATCTGCCCACTAGTCAGTCGCAGGTCAACATCCAAATGATGTCGCACACCTTGACCATCCGCGAG CATTTTGGTTTGCCGGGCACAAAGAATTTCATAAAAACCTGGACGGATAGACAATTT CTATTTACGCTGTGGTCCTGGCTGCCCGTGAGGATAACAATGTACCAACCGGTGCTGCTCTACACCACCGAGGAGCACGGCTGCTCACTGACCACCTTCTATGTCCGGGTGGAGCAGCACGAGCCCACGCTGCTCATGATTAAGACGTGCAATAATGAG gtATTTGGTGCCTATTGCTCCTCCCGCTGGTTCGAACGAAATGTTAAAGATGACAAGGGCCAGCGACAGGCCTACTTTGGCACCGGCGAAACCTTCTTGTTCTCACTGTATCCCGAGCGAGCCAAGTACCCGTGGGTGGGAATCGAGGGCGACAAGGATCTGGGACACAGTTCCGAGCTGTTCATGGCGGCCGATTCCAAGATGATAACCATCGGTGGAGG AGAGGGTCAAGCCATTTGGATGGACGAGAACATACGATTCGGCAAGACGGACAGCTGCAAGACTTTCAACAATCCGCCGCTTTGTCCGTCGGGCGACTTTGAGATCCGGGTGCTGGAGGTCTACGGCTTTGTTGGCATCTAA
- the LOC6506907 gene encoding GTPase-activating protein skywalker isoform X5, which produces MVGKVLGIKDLEQFSSRRSSVYVDPECDKFFELPLFIAASSNDITTKCQCWQFSPGKEPALRSHTEIQQLLQQGKKRDVKNILRENSWPINSPIRSQLWPTLCGQHQTKQQMLDGFYWEMVHQVFGTTELSEKPIMLPAFVDATHCLPYHLTSTGRAVADRIVNVLGYDCPDITYSPVLYPITSILLHFMSEEEAYICLAGLVGSKEKVFINQTKLQHEVTWKTVMQIAKKHTKSAISYFQRICPGLKLERVFMDWCWWILAGLPFQHLVRIMDCYFHEGIKVLYRVALVILNLFHKECQSNNEWSPDNIKNDIGNALIKFCKKIPVSPAKLLHAAFSIRGLSTQYISRIFIKTEMLLKSRSVLNSGSKQLIKSRSSDNLPTSQSQVNIQMMSHTLTIREGEKSPGHRAIAMGVYPIHNLKSQVCTNEDLFTLWSWLPVRITMYQPVLLYTTEEHGCSLTTFYVRVEQHEPTLLMIKTCNNEVFGAYCSSRWFERNVKDDKGQRQAYFGTGETFLFSLYPERAKYPWVGIEGDKDLGHSSELFMAADSKMITIGGGEGQAIWMDENIRFGKTDSCKTFNNPPLCPSGDFEIRVLEVYGFVGI; this is translated from the exons gCAAAGAGCCGGCACTGCGCTCTCACACCGAAATCCAACAACTCCTGCAGCAGGGCAAGAAACGTGACGTGAAGAACATACTCAGGGAGAACTCGTGGCCCATCAACTCCCCCATCCGATCCCAGCTATGGCCGACACTCTGCGGCCAACACCAGACAAAGCAGCAAATGCTAGATGGCTTCTACTGGGAGATGGTTCACCAG GTCTTTGGCACCACGGAGCTCTCGGAGAAGCCGATCATGCTGCCCGCCTTTGTGGATGCCACCCACTGTTTGCCGTATCACTTGACCAGCACGGGCAGGGCCGTCGCCGATCGCATTGTGAATGTGCTGGGCTACGACTGTCCCGATATTACCTATAGTCCAGTATTGTATCCCATTACATCGATACTTTTGCATTTCATGTCGG AGGAGGAGGCGTACATTTGTTTGGCCGGACTGGTGGGCAGCAAGGAGAAGGTATTCATCAATCAAACCAAACTACAGCACGAGGTCACCTGGAAGACGGTGATGCAGATAGCCAAAAAGCACACG AAAAGTGCGATTTCATATTTCCAACGTATTTGCCCGGGCCTGAAGCTGGAACGCGTGTTTATGGACTGGTGCTGGTGGATTCTAGCGGGCCTACCCTTCCAGCATCTGGTGCGGATAATGGACTGCTATTTCCATGAGGGCATCAAGGTCCTGTACCGTGTGGCTCTCGTCATACTCAATCTGTTTCACAAGGAGTGCCAGTCGAACAACGAATGGAGTCCGGATAATATTAAAAACGACATTGGCAATGCGCTGATCAAGTTCTGCAAGAAGATACCAGTGTCGCCGGCGAAGCTGCTCCATGCCGCTTTTAGTATTAGGGGACTCAG TACCCAGTATATTTCTAGAATATTTATCAAGACTGAAATGCTATTAAAAAGCCGTTCCGTGCTCAACAGCGGTTCGAAGCAATTAATCAAATCGCGTTCAAGTGATAATCTGCCCACTAGTCAGTCGCAGGTCAACATCCAAATGATGTCGCACACCTTGACCATCCGCGAG GGCGAAAAGTCGCCGGGTCATAGAGCCATCGCGATGGGCGTCTATCCCATACACAATCTGAAAAGTCAAGTTTGTACGAACGAAGAT CTATTTACGCTGTGGTCCTGGCTGCCCGTGAGGATAACAATGTACCAACCGGTGCTGCTCTACACCACCGAGGAGCACGGCTGCTCACTGACCACCTTCTATGTCCGGGTGGAGCAGCACGAGCCCACGCTGCTCATGATTAAGACGTGCAATAATGAG gtATTTGGTGCCTATTGCTCCTCCCGCTGGTTCGAACGAAATGTTAAAGATGACAAGGGCCAGCGACAGGCCTACTTTGGCACCGGCGAAACCTTCTTGTTCTCACTGTATCCCGAGCGAGCCAAGTACCCGTGGGTGGGAATCGAGGGCGACAAGGATCTGGGACACAGTTCCGAGCTGTTCATGGCGGCCGATTCCAAGATGATAACCATCGGTGGAGG AGAGGGTCAAGCCATTTGGATGGACGAGAACATACGATTCGGCAAGACGGACAGCTGCAAGACTTTCAACAATCCGCCGCTTTGTCCGTCGGGCGACTTTGAGATCCGGGTGCTGGAGGTCTACGGCTTTGTTGGCATCTAA
- the LOC6506907 gene encoding GTPase-activating protein skywalker isoform X11 has protein sequence MVGKVLGIKDLEQFSSRRSSVYVDPECDKFFELPLFIAASSNDITTKCQCWQFSPGKEPALRSHTEIQQLLQQGKKRDVKNILRENSWPINSPIRSQLWPTLCGQHQTKQQMLDGFYWEMVHQVFGTTELSEKPIMLPAFVDATHCLPYHLTSTGRAVADRIVNVLGYDCPDITYSPVLYPITSILLHFMSEEEAYICLAGLVGSKEKVFINQTKLQHEVTWKTVMQIAKKHTKSAISYFQRICPGLKLERVFMDWCWWILAGLPFQHLVRIMDCYFHEGIKVLYRVALVILNLFHKECQSNNEWSPDNIKNDIGNALIKFCKKIPVSPAKLLHAAFSIRGLSTQYISRIFIKTEMLLKSRSVLNSGSKQLIKSRSSDNLPTSQSQVNIQMMSHTLTIRELFTLWSWLPVRITMYQPVLLYTTEEHGCSLTTFYVRVEQHEPTLLMIKTCNNEVFGAYCSSRWFERNVKDDKGQRQAYFGTGETFLFSLYPERAKYPWVGIEGDKDLGHSSELFMAADSKMITIGGGEGQAIWMDENIRFGKTDSCKTFNNPPLCPSGDFEIRVLEVYGFVGI, from the exons gCAAAGAGCCGGCACTGCGCTCTCACACCGAAATCCAACAACTCCTGCAGCAGGGCAAGAAACGTGACGTGAAGAACATACTCAGGGAGAACTCGTGGCCCATCAACTCCCCCATCCGATCCCAGCTATGGCCGACACTCTGCGGCCAACACCAGACAAAGCAGCAAATGCTAGATGGCTTCTACTGGGAGATGGTTCACCAG GTCTTTGGCACCACGGAGCTCTCGGAGAAGCCGATCATGCTGCCCGCCTTTGTGGATGCCACCCACTGTTTGCCGTATCACTTGACCAGCACGGGCAGGGCCGTCGCCGATCGCATTGTGAATGTGCTGGGCTACGACTGTCCCGATATTACCTATAGTCCAGTATTGTATCCCATTACATCGATACTTTTGCATTTCATGTCGG AGGAGGAGGCGTACATTTGTTTGGCCGGACTGGTGGGCAGCAAGGAGAAGGTATTCATCAATCAAACCAAACTACAGCACGAGGTCACCTGGAAGACGGTGATGCAGATAGCCAAAAAGCACACG AAAAGTGCGATTTCATATTTCCAACGTATTTGCCCGGGCCTGAAGCTGGAACGCGTGTTTATGGACTGGTGCTGGTGGATTCTAGCGGGCCTACCCTTCCAGCATCTGGTGCGGATAATGGACTGCTATTTCCATGAGGGCATCAAGGTCCTGTACCGTGTGGCTCTCGTCATACTCAATCTGTTTCACAAGGAGTGCCAGTCGAACAACGAATGGAGTCCGGATAATATTAAAAACGACATTGGCAATGCGCTGATCAAGTTCTGCAAGAAGATACCAGTGTCGCCGGCGAAGCTGCTCCATGCCGCTTTTAGTATTAGGGGACTCAG TACCCAGTATATTTCTAGAATATTTATCAAGACTGAAATGCTATTAAAAAGCCGTTCCGTGCTCAACAGCGGTTCGAAGCAATTAATCAAATCGCGTTCAAGTGATAATCTGCCCACTAGTCAGTCGCAGGTCAACATCCAAATGATGTCGCACACCTTGACCATCCGCGAG CTATTTACGCTGTGGTCCTGGCTGCCCGTGAGGATAACAATGTACCAACCGGTGCTGCTCTACACCACCGAGGAGCACGGCTGCTCACTGACCACCTTCTATGTCCGGGTGGAGCAGCACGAGCCCACGCTGCTCATGATTAAGACGTGCAATAATGAG gtATTTGGTGCCTATTGCTCCTCCCGCTGGTTCGAACGAAATGTTAAAGATGACAAGGGCCAGCGACAGGCCTACTTTGGCACCGGCGAAACCTTCTTGTTCTCACTGTATCCCGAGCGAGCCAAGTACCCGTGGGTGGGAATCGAGGGCGACAAGGATCTGGGACACAGTTCCGAGCTGTTCATGGCGGCCGATTCCAAGATGATAACCATCGGTGGAGG AGAGGGTCAAGCCATTTGGATGGACGAGAACATACGATTCGGCAAGACGGACAGCTGCAAGACTTTCAACAATCCGCCGCTTTGTCCGTCGGGCGACTTTGAGATCCGGGTGCTGGAGGTCTACGGCTTTGTTGGCATCTAA
- the LOC6506907 gene encoding GTPase-activating protein skywalker isoform X4: MPYHRGGDASSQADKLSGIVEESDLYEGFAPHVETSEIKTLDFYNLPKQTGKEPALRSHTEIQQLLQQGKKRDVKNILRENSWPINSPIRSQLWPTLCGQHQTKQQMLDGFYWEMVHQVFGTTELSEKPIMLPAFVDATHCLPYHLTSTGRAVADRIVNVLGYDCPDITYSPVLYPITSILLHFMSEEEAYICLAGLVGSKEKVFINQTKLQHEVTWKTVMQIAKKHTKSAISYFQRICPGLKLERVFMDWCWWILAGLPFQHLVRIMDCYFHEGIKVLYRVALVILNLFHKECQSNNEWSPDNIKNDIGNALIKFCKKIPVSPAKLLHAAFSIRGLSTQYISRIFIKTEMLLKSRSVLNSGSKQLIKSRSSDNLPTSQSQVNIQMMSHTLTIRELHSESCRNLGEKSPGHRAIAMGVYPIHNLKSQVCTNEDLFTLWSWLPVRITMYQPVLLYTTEEHGCSLTTFYVRVEQHEPTLLMIKTCNNEVFGAYCSSRWFERNVKDDKGQRQAYFGTGETFLFSLYPERAKYPWVGIEGDKDLGHSSELFMAADSKMITIGGGEGQAIWMDENIRFGKTDSCKTFNNPPLCPSGDFEIRVLEVYGFVGI, translated from the exons gCAAAGAGCCGGCACTGCGCTCTCACACCGAAATCCAACAACTCCTGCAGCAGGGCAAGAAACGTGACGTGAAGAACATACTCAGGGAGAACTCGTGGCCCATCAACTCCCCCATCCGATCCCAGCTATGGCCGACACTCTGCGGCCAACACCAGACAAAGCAGCAAATGCTAGATGGCTTCTACTGGGAGATGGTTCACCAG GTCTTTGGCACCACGGAGCTCTCGGAGAAGCCGATCATGCTGCCCGCCTTTGTGGATGCCACCCACTGTTTGCCGTATCACTTGACCAGCACGGGCAGGGCCGTCGCCGATCGCATTGTGAATGTGCTGGGCTACGACTGTCCCGATATTACCTATAGTCCAGTATTGTATCCCATTACATCGATACTTTTGCATTTCATGTCGG AGGAGGAGGCGTACATTTGTTTGGCCGGACTGGTGGGCAGCAAGGAGAAGGTATTCATCAATCAAACCAAACTACAGCACGAGGTCACCTGGAAGACGGTGATGCAGATAGCCAAAAAGCACACG AAAAGTGCGATTTCATATTTCCAACGTATTTGCCCGGGCCTGAAGCTGGAACGCGTGTTTATGGACTGGTGCTGGTGGATTCTAGCGGGCCTACCCTTCCAGCATCTGGTGCGGATAATGGACTGCTATTTCCATGAGGGCATCAAGGTCCTGTACCGTGTGGCTCTCGTCATACTCAATCTGTTTCACAAGGAGTGCCAGTCGAACAACGAATGGAGTCCGGATAATATTAAAAACGACATTGGCAATGCGCTGATCAAGTTCTGCAAGAAGATACCAGTGTCGCCGGCGAAGCTGCTCCATGCCGCTTTTAGTATTAGGGGACTCAG TACCCAGTATATTTCTAGAATATTTATCAAGACTGAAATGCTATTAAAAAGCCGTTCCGTGCTCAACAGCGGTTCGAAGCAATTAATCAAATCGCGTTCAAGTGATAATCTGCCCACTAGTCAGTCGCAGGTCAACATCCAAATGATGTCGCACACCTTGACCATCCGCGAG CTGCACTCCGAGAGCTGTCGCAATTTG GGCGAAAAGTCGCCGGGTCATAGAGCCATCGCGATGGGCGTCTATCCCATACACAATCTGAAAAGTCAAGTTTGTACGAACGAAGAT CTATTTACGCTGTGGTCCTGGCTGCCCGTGAGGATAACAATGTACCAACCGGTGCTGCTCTACACCACCGAGGAGCACGGCTGCTCACTGACCACCTTCTATGTCCGGGTGGAGCAGCACGAGCCCACGCTGCTCATGATTAAGACGTGCAATAATGAG gtATTTGGTGCCTATTGCTCCTCCCGCTGGTTCGAACGAAATGTTAAAGATGACAAGGGCCAGCGACAGGCCTACTTTGGCACCGGCGAAACCTTCTTGTTCTCACTGTATCCCGAGCGAGCCAAGTACCCGTGGGTGGGAATCGAGGGCGACAAGGATCTGGGACACAGTTCCGAGCTGTTCATGGCGGCCGATTCCAAGATGATAACCATCGGTGGAGG AGAGGGTCAAGCCATTTGGATGGACGAGAACATACGATTCGGCAAGACGGACAGCTGCAAGACTTTCAACAATCCGCCGCTTTGTCCGTCGGGCGACTTTGAGATCCGGGTGCTGGAGGTCTACGGCTTTGTTGGCATCTAA
- the LOC6506907 gene encoding GTPase-activating protein skywalker isoform X10 — translation MVGKVLGIKDLEQFSSRRSSVYVDPECDKFFELPLFIAASSNDITTKCQCWQFSPGKEPALRSHTEIQQLLQQGKKRDVKNILRENSWPINSPIRSQLWPTLCGQHQTKQQMLDGFYWEMVHQVFGTTELSEKPIMLPAFVDATHCLPYHLTSTGRAVADRIVNVLGYDCPDITYSPVLYPITSILLHFMSEEEAYICLAGLVGSKEKVFINQTKLQHEVTWKTVMQIAKKHTKSAISYFQRICPGLKLERVFMDWCWWILAGLPFQHLVRIMDCYFHEGIKVLYRVALVILNLFHKECQSNNEWSPDNIKNDIGNALIKFCKKIPVSPAKLLHAAFSIRGLSTQYISRIFIKTEMLLKSRSVLNSGSKQLIKSRSSDNLPTSQSQVNIQMMSHTLTIRELHSESCRNLLFTLWSWLPVRITMYQPVLLYTTEEHGCSLTTFYVRVEQHEPTLLMIKTCNNEVFGAYCSSRWFERNVKDDKGQRQAYFGTGETFLFSLYPERAKYPWVGIEGDKDLGHSSELFMAADSKMITIGGGEGQAIWMDENIRFGKTDSCKTFNNPPLCPSGDFEIRVLEVYGFVGI, via the exons gCAAAGAGCCGGCACTGCGCTCTCACACCGAAATCCAACAACTCCTGCAGCAGGGCAAGAAACGTGACGTGAAGAACATACTCAGGGAGAACTCGTGGCCCATCAACTCCCCCATCCGATCCCAGCTATGGCCGACACTCTGCGGCCAACACCAGACAAAGCAGCAAATGCTAGATGGCTTCTACTGGGAGATGGTTCACCAG GTCTTTGGCACCACGGAGCTCTCGGAGAAGCCGATCATGCTGCCCGCCTTTGTGGATGCCACCCACTGTTTGCCGTATCACTTGACCAGCACGGGCAGGGCCGTCGCCGATCGCATTGTGAATGTGCTGGGCTACGACTGTCCCGATATTACCTATAGTCCAGTATTGTATCCCATTACATCGATACTTTTGCATTTCATGTCGG AGGAGGAGGCGTACATTTGTTTGGCCGGACTGGTGGGCAGCAAGGAGAAGGTATTCATCAATCAAACCAAACTACAGCACGAGGTCACCTGGAAGACGGTGATGCAGATAGCCAAAAAGCACACG AAAAGTGCGATTTCATATTTCCAACGTATTTGCCCGGGCCTGAAGCTGGAACGCGTGTTTATGGACTGGTGCTGGTGGATTCTAGCGGGCCTACCCTTCCAGCATCTGGTGCGGATAATGGACTGCTATTTCCATGAGGGCATCAAGGTCCTGTACCGTGTGGCTCTCGTCATACTCAATCTGTTTCACAAGGAGTGCCAGTCGAACAACGAATGGAGTCCGGATAATATTAAAAACGACATTGGCAATGCGCTGATCAAGTTCTGCAAGAAGATACCAGTGTCGCCGGCGAAGCTGCTCCATGCCGCTTTTAGTATTAGGGGACTCAG TACCCAGTATATTTCTAGAATATTTATCAAGACTGAAATGCTATTAAAAAGCCGTTCCGTGCTCAACAGCGGTTCGAAGCAATTAATCAAATCGCGTTCAAGTGATAATCTGCCCACTAGTCAGTCGCAGGTCAACATCCAAATGATGTCGCACACCTTGACCATCCGCGAG CTGCACTCCGAGAGCTGTCGCAATTTG CTATTTACGCTGTGGTCCTGGCTGCCCGTGAGGATAACAATGTACCAACCGGTGCTGCTCTACACCACCGAGGAGCACGGCTGCTCACTGACCACCTTCTATGTCCGGGTGGAGCAGCACGAGCCCACGCTGCTCATGATTAAGACGTGCAATAATGAG gtATTTGGTGCCTATTGCTCCTCCCGCTGGTTCGAACGAAATGTTAAAGATGACAAGGGCCAGCGACAGGCCTACTTTGGCACCGGCGAAACCTTCTTGTTCTCACTGTATCCCGAGCGAGCCAAGTACCCGTGGGTGGGAATCGAGGGCGACAAGGATCTGGGACACAGTTCCGAGCTGTTCATGGCGGCCGATTCCAAGATGATAACCATCGGTGGAGG AGAGGGTCAAGCCATTTGGATGGACGAGAACATACGATTCGGCAAGACGGACAGCTGCAAGACTTTCAACAATCCGCCGCTTTGTCCGTCGGGCGACTTTGAGATCCGGGTGCTGGAGGTCTACGGCTTTGTTGGCATCTAA